Sequence from the Saccharopolyspora pogona genome:
TGGTCCACTCCGTCGGTCGGGAATTCGGAACTGGACCGGAGTGTCAACCGAGATGGGCGGCGAAGCACCTCCGGAGCACTACGACCGCGTCATGCGTCCCGTCGTCCAGCGCCTGCCGAACTCGCCGTCGATCCGGCGCCACAGCCCGTCGGGGTTACCGTCGGCGATCGCTTCCGGCAGCAGGGCGGCGGGGACGTCCTGGTAAGCCACCGGGCGCAGGAACCGCTCGATCGCGTGCGTGCCCACCGAGGTGGTGCGGGAGTCCGAGGTCGCCGGGATCGGTCCACCGTGGACCATCGCGTGCCCGACCTCGACACCCGTCGGCCACCCGTCGAACAAGATCCGCCCCGCCTTCAGCGCCAGGACCGCCAGCAGCTGCGCCGCCTCTGCGTAGTCACCGCCGGTGGCGTGCCCGCGAGATCGCCCCGGCGCTGCTCGGTGAAGATCCCAGCGACATCGCCAAGATCTGGGACAAGCTCGTCTGGGCGGGGTGCGCCGAGCGCCAACGGATCAGCGCGGCTGGAATGAGCTCGGGGTAGTTCCGCTCTGCTTGCGGAACATGACGGAGAAGCCGGCCGGGGTGTCGTACGCGAGCGCCGCCGCGACCTGGGTGACGGTCCTTCCGGCGGAGAGCAGCCGGATGGCGTGGAGGACGCAAGCGCGCTGTCGCCATTGCTGGAAGCTGAGCCCGGTTTCGGCGCGGAACACCCTGTTGAATGTCCGCGCGCTGATGCCCAGGTCGGCAGCCCATTCGGCCGGTGCCTCCCGGATGTTCGGCGCGGCCTGGAACGCCTCGCAGAGGTTCCGGAGATCTGCTCGGGCGGGCAGGGGCAGGTCGAACGGAAGCGGCGCCAGGTTCCGGATTTCGTGGAGGATCAGCTCCAGCAGCGCACCGTCGCGGCCGTGCCTGTCGTATTCGGGCGGCACGTCCACCGCGGCGAGCAGGAGTTCACGCAGCAGCGGTGAGACGTCCACGACCCGACAGCGCGGCGGGAACCACGGCACGGCGGACGGTTCGAGGTAGAGGCTGCGAGTGCTGACGTCGTCCATCAGCACTTGGTGGTCCGTGCCCGGCGGGATCAGCACTGCTCGGCGGGGCGGGACCGTCCAGCTGCCGTCGGCCGTCTCGACTTGCATGGTCCCGGTCGCCCCGTAGAGGAGCTGCGCGCGGCGGTGCCGGTGGAACGCCAGCAGGTGCCGGGGCGGGTAGTCGGTCCCGATCGCTAGGACGGCGCGGTCGATCCAGTCCACCTCGTCCACCGGCACGTTCCGCATCGCACCACGCTAACCCAACCTTTGGCGCGAACTCGAATGAAAGTGGCGTGGCATCGATAGTGCGCCATCCAGTGGGGGCCTACCGTGGCCGTGTGCTCGTCTCCTTCCTCGTGCTGCTCGGATTCGGCTGCCTGACCGGCGTGACCACGGTCCTGTTCGGATTCGGCGGCGGCTTCATCATCGTCCCGGTCGTGTTCGCGGTCGTCGCCGCCACGACCGGTGCCGACGCGATGCACACCGCCGTGGCGACCTCGACCGCGGTGATGATCGTCAACGCGTCATCCGCGACCATCGCCCAGGCCCGGTCCGGTCGCCTGCACGGGGATCAACTCCACCCGCTGATCGAATTCATCGCCCTCGGCGCGGTGATCGGAGCGGTAGCCGCGAACTGGGCACCCGACTCCGTCTTGCACGTCCTGTTCATCGTCTACCTCGCGATCACCATCGTCGACAGCATCGCCCGAAGTGGATTCCTCGACAACGCCCGGCGCCAGGGTTCGGGCGGGAAACCGCTCGGCAGGGTCGCCTCGACCCTCGGTGGGATGGGGATCGGTGCGGTCGCCAGTTTCCTCGGCGTCGGCGGGAGCGTCATGACGGTGCCGCTGCTCCGGCGCAGGGGGCTCCCCATGGCCGATGCCGCCGCGATGGCGAACCCGCTCAGCATCCCCGTAGCGGTCGCGGGAACCGCCGTGTACGCCCTCGCCACGCCGGCCGCCGCCTACCCCGGTCAGCTCGGCCACGTCAACTTCGTCGTCGCGGCGGCCCTGCTCTGCGGCTCCCTGCCGACGATCGCGCTCACCAAACGAGTCGTCGGGAAGATCCCCGACCGCATCCACGCGATCGCCTACCTCGTCCTCCTAGTGATCGTCCTCATCGCGATGATCGCGACTGCGCTCCGCTGAACAGCGACCGAGCGCGAGGTACGGAGTGCCCGTTGGGGCCGCAGTTCCAATTGAAACCGGAGGACAGCGTGACCAGTCCACTTCGGACTCGGAATGGGCCTCGTGCTCGTCGGACAGCCCGACAGTGCGGGGGCTGAGCTCCGAGTGACGAGCCTTGGGGAACTTGCCCAGCTCCTTGGGTGCGCGTTCCTGCCGCCTTCTGCCAAGCAAGTTGGCGAAAGGTGCCCTTTTCCTACGTGGCTTGGCGCTGACCTGGGAAAACGCTGGTCACGGGTGGTGTGACCGGCGTTTTGGTCATGCATAGTCTATACGCTGCTGATCTGCTGTTATTGATCGGGAACTTAAGGGTGTGATCTTCGTTGGTCTGGCATGATCGCTGGTGTGCGGGATGCGCGGAGGTTATCGCCTGAGGCGCAGGAGGATCTGCGGCGTAGGGTGGTCGCGGCTGTCCATGGTGGGATGACGCAGGTCGAGGCGGCGCGGGTGTTCGCGGTAGCGCCGCAGTCGGTGTCCAGATGGGTGCAGGTGTGGCGGAAACAGGGTTCGAAGGGTCTTGACGGGCGTCGGCGGGGTCGCAGGCCTGGTGAGCAGAAAGCGTTGAGTGCCCGCCGGCAGCGCAAGCTGCGGTATGCGGTGGCCGAGCACACCCCGGCCACGTTCGGGCTGGCTGGGGTGGTGTGGACCCGCAAGGCGGTGGCCGAGTTGATCCGGGTGCGGCACGGCGTCGTGTTGAGTTTGCGCACCGTCGGCAACTATCTGCGTTCCTGGGGATTGTCGCCGCAGAAACCGATCCGCAGGGCCTACGAGCAGGACCCCGAGGCCGTGCGCCGATGGCTGGAGGAGGACTATCCGGCCATCGCCGCCCGCGCCCGCCGCGAGGGCGCGGTGATCTTGTGGCTGGACCAGACCGGGATCCGCTCGGATGCCGCAGTGGGCCGGACCTGGGCACCGGTCGGCCAATCACCGGTGGTGGGCAAGACCGGCAAACGGTTCAGCGTGAACGCCATGTGCGCGATCGGTAACAAGGGCGAGCTGTACTTCACCGTCTACACCGGCTCGTTCAACGCCAGCGTGTTCGTGCCGTTCCTGGACCGGCTGACCCGTCACCTGGATCGTAAGGTCCACCTGATCGTCGACGGTCATCCTGTCCACCTGCCGGTCAGGGAGTGCTGATACCGCCCGCCGTACTCCCTGACCGGTTCCCTAACCAATTCGACGAAGTGAGTTCGTGTGTCCATTGCGGAACAAGCAGGGCAGTTGCAGGCATTGTCCGAACAGGTCCCGGTGAATGCCGCGCAGGAATTAAAGGGACAACTCGAAGGAATTCAGCAGCAGGTGGCCGGAATTCTCGGCGACACCGCCACAGCTCAAGAGCTGCACGGGCAGATCGGCGCTGTGTCGAATGAGATCAACCAGCTTGCGGCCGGTCTTGAGCAACTCCGTTTGATGATCGTCGAGAAGGCCCCCTACCACCAGCAAGGATGAGCGGTGAGACGGTCGGCGACCGGGCGGAGCAACTTCGGTCCGCCGCCAAGTCCGTACCTCTTGGGGCAGCGAATCAGCTCTGCGACGAGCTCGAAGCGGTTCGGGATCAGGTCGCCGAAATCACCGGTCCGGATTCCGACATCATCGGGCAGACACAGCACCTGATTACGGCGGGAACCGACATCGTTCGTGGGTTGGTCCTGCTCCGGAAGAAGATCGAGGAAGCGGCGCAACACCAACAGGGCGGCGGAGGTGCGAGCGGTACGGACGGCGGGAGCGCTGCGCCGCCCGCCGCACCAGCACCAACACCAGCCAAACGGGAGCAACCGACTCAGAAGACGGTCGCCGAAGAGGAGGGAGGAACACGGTCGTTCCCTTCGTTCACTGCGGCGAAACGAGCGCTCGGCCCGAAACCGGGACACGAATTGCACCACATCGTGGAGCAATCGCAGTCCAAGGAAAACCGCAGCGGGTTTTCCACGGAACGGATCAACACCACCGACAACATGATCTGGTTGCCCGTCCCGGTGCACCGTAGGATCAGCGCCCGGTACTCGCGGAAGCTCCGGGACAGCGACATGACTCTCAGGGACGCCATGAACGGCATGAGTTGGGAAGAGCAGTACAGAAGGGGCCTGCGGGCGGTGCGGCGGGCGTTCAAGGAGGTTCAAGACGATGACCAGCGATGAAGCGCTGACGCAGGCGCAGGAGGACTTCTGCGCCCACGTCCGCGCAGGAGAGGCGGCGCTGAAGGGGGACGAGCCGAGCGTCGCCGAAGCGGACCGGCACACCGACGCCACCAATGCCCAGGTCGCGGAGTGGGACAAGCAGGGGATCACGGCCGCTGTCCTCCTGCCGCTACTCGCGCAGGACCAGGCGCCGGCGATCCGGTGCGCCGCCGCGACTTACCTCCTGAACCGGGGGCACGAGACCGAAGCGCTCCCGGCGCTCGAAGCGCTCGCGGACGATGACGAGATCGGGCTCGTCGCTGACGACGCCGACATGGCGATCGTGCAGTGGCGACGCAAACAAGCCGACCAGACCAAGCAGTAGAGCAGTCAGAGCCGAACCGCCCCGGTGCAGCGACGTCGGGGCGGTTCGGTATGTACGGACGGCTGGTGCGCCCCGTCGCGAAACCCCGGCAAAGTTGACGTCACAGCTTGCCGAGTAGGTTACGCGGGTCGTCGTCCGGGTCGACCGGAGTCAACGTCCGGGCACGCCGACAGCGACCACGATCCTGCGCCTCGTCGGCACGTTCCAGCTCCCAGCGCAACCGCTGACGGTCCAATGCGGACAGTCCGAAGCGTTGTCCCTGAAGGCGGATCTCTGCGGCAAGAGCGATCTTGTCCCGCACCCAGTCGACCCGCCAATACGAGTCGACCAGGTCCGCGAGCATGAATAGCCCGTGGCGATCGCTGTCGTCGTACTGCGCGGCCATTGGAGACGCCCACAGGTCCAGCCAGAACTGTACCGTGCGCGCATCCCACGGGAGATCCCGCTTCGGGAGCTCCGGCGTGGTCACGTCGTGCTCACGCGGCAGTGTCGCCCACTGCTTGACCGAACGCGGTCCCTTCTTCTGCGGCCCGTTTCGGGACGGGAGTGGACCCGGCATCGGCAACTCCTTTCGGATCATGGAACCTTCGCACGGATCAATCAGCAGAACCGGCGCGGGAGGCTGACCAGGGGAAACGGGGTCAGTGCCCACGCCTTCGCCTCTAGATTCCCGCTTCTTGGCCGTGAGATCGACGGAGACGGCCGTTCCCGCGTCTCTGATGGTGCCGGGCGCGCCGTCCGGGTTGAACGCCTGAGCGTCACGTGCCGCTCCGGCGCTGAGCTTCTGCCCGGCGAACGGGTTGCTGACGGCGTTCTTGACCGCGCCGACGTGGGTGTCCCGCTTGACCTTGGTCGGCCCGTCGGCGAGGTCGAGCCGGTATCCGGCGCGTAGCCACGCGGCGAACCGGCCGAGCGGGTCGTCTGGGCGTTCGGTGGGGAGGTCGGCGACCTGGTCGAGGTCGAGCACATCCACGAACCACAGATGCTGGTTTCCCCTTGTGCCCCACCCGAGGTCCGGAAGCTTGCCGACGGTGGTCGCGATGGTTTCGAGTTCACCGCTGGCGGCGTGCACGGCACGCCAGGACTCCTCACACCCGGCGGCGAGTGCTTGTGCGGGCTCGCTGATGCCCCCGAGCTGGTCGACGGCGGTCGCCAGGCGGGCGGCGGTAGTGGTGAACCGCTCGTCGAGCTGGCGATGGATCTCGTCGAGGTTGGCTCGGAACGCGCCAAGGGTGCGGGCGGCGATCCGGTCGGAGACGCCGAGCGCACGCGGCCGTAGACGGTTTGGTCGACTTCGCGGAACGCGGTGTCGTGCACGCGTCCGGCGAGCTGGTCGGGTCGGATGGTCCCGCCGTGGACTTCGGCGAGAAGCGCGTCCACATCGGAGGGTGACTTCACGGGGACGGTGCCGAGTGCGTCATTCATGGCGAGCGCGTCACCGAGCCCGTCGAGCCGGTCGAGGTTGATCTCGGCGTTTCGGAAGGCTCGGACGAGTAGGTCGGCGGTCATTTCGCGTTCGTTGGGGAACATGGGTCAGTTCTCCTTGATCTGTCGGCGGATCTGGTCGAGTACGTCGCCGAACTGTTGGGCTTCGGAGCGGGGATCTCCGTCGTCGGGTGGTCGCGGCTCCGAATCGTCGAGGAGTCCGTTTCGGTGAAGCGTGCCAAGGAGCGACTCGGCGAACGCTTCGGATGCGGGGTCACGGTTGCGGCGGCGGTTGGCGTCGCGGCGTTCACGGACGAGCCGGTCGAGCTCACGACGGTCGATCTGCATCGCGGCTCCTGGCTTCGTCGAGGGCGGCGCGGATGTCGTCGGCGGCCTGGCGGCGCTGGTGTTGCTCGTCGGTCGGTTCGGGCTCGCCGTCGAAGCGGCGGCGGAGCTCGGCGGCGAGGTCTGGTTTCGTTCCGACGGCGTCGGCGATCATCCGGCCGAATTCGGTCTCGGGCGTCTCTTGTGGATCGGTCATCGGCGATACCTCCTTGGTACTGGTCGCCATCCGCGTTCGGTGTCGCGGGCGCTGGCAGGTACAAGCCGTGTGGGCCATCCAGCGCGGCTGGTGTGGACAGACGGCCGAGAAACGGCCGGCGGTGATCTGGTGTCTGTTGTGGACTGACGGCTTTCCGTTGTCATCGGGATACACCTCCTGTGTGGACGGTTAGGCGGCGTGGCGATCGGGGGCATGGTCGGCGCACAGTCGCTTGCTGCCGGAGATAGCCGACGGGGTCGCACCGTACTGATCACAGCCGGGATCTTCGGTTACGGAACGCAACCGGACTGATGACGCTTGCGGACTCGCGGAGGGGACAAGGTGACAAGATGACGAAGATGACGCCTCTAAGGCGGAACGTGTCACCTTGTCATCTTCACAGTTCACAGCGTTTTCTCGGTTGTCATCTTGAATCCGGGTGTCATCTTGCTCGGCGGTGGGCGAGTATGACCACAACCACGCTGTGTCACCTTTGCGGGTGGTAACGCCTGCTTTGGCGCGGGCGCGTTGGATTATGTGTCGACGGAACCCGTCGCGTTCGGCTGCCTTGAGTACCTCGCCCGCTTCGGCTTCGCCGCCCCGGTTCCCGGCGGTGAGGTAGGCGCGGAGCCACTCGACCGCCTCGGACTTCTCCGAGCGTTCCTCTGAGGTTTCCGGGGCGTGGTTGAGTAGTTCGCCGATGGTCTGCGTGGTGTCGCCAAGCGGGACGAATCGGCCGACGTCGGTCGGGCCTTCCGGAGTGTCCACAACGGCCGGTTCGATCCGGTAGAGGATGCTGGTCAACCCCTGCGGGGCGATGTTGGTTTTGATCAGCGACAGCACGCACGTTCCGTCGTCGGCATCGGTGTCGTGAGCGAATCCGATTGCCGAACGCACGACCTGTCCGAATTCGGCGGACCCGGAGATCATGTGCAGCGGGTCGGCGCCTCCGGCCTTGCGGAAAGGCGGGCGCTTGCTCAAGGCGCCCGCCTCTTCCGCAACGCCGGCGGCGTAGGCGGCTCGTCAATGGTGTCCGTCCACTTGGCCAGATCCTCAGCGCGGACCCGCTGAATGTAGTTCCGGGTCGTCTTCGGGTTGGCGTGCCCGGCCAACGCCTGCAAGTGCTGAAGCGGCGCGCCCGCGTCGGACAGCGTCGTCAGCAGCGTCCGCCGCATGTCATGCCACACGGCGTCAGGAACGCCCGCCACCACCCGCGCCCGGTCGAACGCGTTCCGCATGTTCCGGATGCCGACCGGCTCGCCGTCGGCGTCGGCGAACACCCACACCTGCCCGTCGCGGACGTTGTTACGGAAGTGGTGATCCAGTGCCGCCGTCAGCCGCAGCGTCAACGGGAGCTCGATCCCGGCCCGGTGGCCCTTCGCGTGCTCGCGCCACACGCCGTCAGGATCGAACGAGCCGACCAACCGGATCTGTCGGCGGACGAGGTTCACGTCCTGCACCCGCAGCCCGGCAACCTCGGAGATCCGTAGTCCCGTGTCACGAGAGACCAGGATCGCCACCCACAACCGGTACGGCATGGCGCACGTCAGCAGCCCGATCGTGTCGTCTTCGAGTAGTTCCCGCTGGCGGTGCACCTCGGTCGGCAACGGGATCTGCCAGTCCACGGAGCGGACCGACGTGTACCCCTCCCGACCCGCCTGGTCCACGATGTGGCCAAGCACGGTCACCCGCGCCTCACAGGTCGAGTGCTTCAACCCGGCCCGGTTGCACGCGGCGACCATCCCCCGAACCGCTTGCTCGTCGATCTGATCGACACGGATGCGGTCGCCGAAGTGCTTCACCACCTGACGAGCAACCGAGTGGTACGTCTTGCGGGTCGACGGGCGCACGTGCGGAAGCGCGTCGATCGCCTCGTGCGCGTACTCCGCGAGCGTCGGCGCGCCGGAGACCGGCGAGACGTCCGGGTCGCCGCTGTAGATGCGAACGAGCTCCCGCACCGCCTTACGGGCGGCGGCGAGCGCTTCGTCTTCGCCGGGGAACGATCCGGCGCGTTCCTTGCGGCCCGTGATCGGGTGCCGGTACCGGCCGGAGTAGTTGCCGGAGGGAAGTTCCTCGGCCCACACCTGCTTACTCATCGCTGAACCTCTCTCGTAAGGTTCAGCGCCATGCACGACCAGAGGGGCACGCTAGCCCGCGTGGGACGGCCGCGTCGAGCACGGAAGACGATCTCATGGGGCAATCCGTGGGGCACGTCCCACGTATCACCGGCATCCGTGCAGGTCACGACCGGTCCCAACGCGGACCTGCGAAAAGCGCCCTTCACTTCAAAGCGCGCCGCCGTTTGCTGTGCAAACGCTTTCTGTGCTGGTCACAGGGGGTCTGTAGGCCCTGCTTAGGCTAGCGCTCGGCCGGTGGTTGATCGGTATCTATTTGTGCTGGTAAGGGCTTTGCCCCTGCGTTTATGCTACCCGGCTGCTACACGCAAGATCACAAACATTGCGGCTCTGATCAGCGAGAACCCCCGGCGCGGGGCGCGCGCCGGGGGTTCAGCAGCGGAGGGTATCGAAGCGGACGCCGACACTGGTCGATCAGCGTCAGTCAGTTCCGGGGGTGACCGTGAGCGTGGCCAGTATCTCGTCGCGCTTGTTGATGTAGTCGTAGCCCTCGACAGGGACTGGATACATGGCGAGCAAGTCGGCCAAAGCGTCCCGCTCATCCTGAGTAACTGGGACGTTCCGTTTGACCAGTACCGCGCACATGATGTCCACCATCTCGTTCCACTCGCCGCCCTTGCCGGATTCCCGGCACATTCTCAGTTGATCGGGCGGAAAGCGATCCGCCAGCCGTTCGAGTAGCGACTGTGAGTCTCGGCTCAGCTTAACCAGGTCCATTGTTCGTTATCGCCTTTTTGGCTCAGTTGGAATGGGATTGCCGTGCACGTCGTTCTGGATGACTCCCTCGCCCCCAACAGGATGCGCGGTACGTACCTGCCCAGACTTGTCCACAACCACTCTGATGTCCACGCCGTCTCTAGTGCCTTCAACTCGCCAGCGACCGTTCTCCTGAAGTTCAGGCGGGCGATCCGGATTTTTTGCCACGTCCTCAATCGAGTTGATGATTTGGTCATCGTCCCAAGCCTTGGGGAATTCCATCTTGTTCGGCAGGCCCGTACCTGCGACATGCCCCCCACCACCGAGGCCGTCGCCGTCAAGGATGTAGTTTCGGCGCGGTTCCGCGCTGACGTCTGCCAGGTTCGGCTTCTCGCCCGCGACGTTGTCCCAGGCAGGGCATGGAACGGATGATCGCGTTCTGTCAGGTCGGGCGGTCGGCCCTCGCGGCGGGGTACTTGGTGTTGGGCTCGTCGCAACGCGGGGCTGGTATTGCTTGATCTGTTCGGTACAGCGGTGCAGGACCTGTTGGGCGTGGGTGAGCTGGTCGCCGCTTTTTTTGTGGTACGCAAGGGCTTGTTGCGCCTCGTCGTCGTTGGTGCTGTCGAGCACCGAGAGATCGATGACGCTCTCCTCCAGGGCGGCCTGCGCCGTGCTGAGCTGTTCTGTTGCTTCGGCGAGCTTGCCCAGCACGAAGCTCAGTGCCTTGTCTACGTCCTCTACGGCAGACATGGACGTGATCGTGCCCGAGACCCCCGATGCCGACGCGCTCCTTTACGCCCAGACGCGCGTTTCGTTGCGGAGTTCCTTGTTTCGTAGCGCTTCGTCGAGGTCGATGTTCCGTCGGTTGGCGATCGCGCACACGTAGATCAGGATGTCCGCCAGTTCTTCGTCGACGGTCCCGGTGATCGACGTGTGGTCGATCGGGAGGTTTTCCGTGTTTCGGATGGCCTTGAACAGCTCGCGATGCGGGCTGCTGGGTCAGCCCAGCCTGAGCGCATCGGTGATCGCCCCGGCGGGTACCGCGATGGCCTTTCGCTGCTGCGATGTCGTGCGCCCTCATGCAAATGTCGCAGCCGATTCGTCGGTGGGCGATTCGGGCTCGGGCATCGCGGGCCTCCTTCATATGCACAGGTCACGTGTGGGGCGGCGGGTAGGGGTGCTTCTGGCGTTCGGCTTTCGCTTCGGCCCGCTTGGTGAGGTACTGGCCGGTCGCCTCGCGGACCTTGCCCCGCACGACCGGGGGGTTGGCGGTGTTCGAGCGCGCGTAACTGCTGGGCGAGCGTGCCGCTGCCGGGCGGCTGGGGCATCAGATCACGCCGCGCCAGCCCGCGAGGCGTGCACCCACCGCTGATCGCCCGGATAGGCGCCGGCCTCGCAGAGCTACCCGGCACTGCATCCGGGCCGAACAGCGCGCGCATCCCGCCTCGTGCCACCAGGCTGTCCGCCGCCGTTGAGCGTGCCGATATGGAGCGGGGTGCGCGCTCACACCGTGATCGATTCGATTACCCCCTGACGCGCGGGCCGTTGCTCTGTGTGAGCTTGCTGTTCTCGTGATACGCAGCGTGCATGTCTACGGATATCGGCTGCGAAACGTTGCCGCTGACGGCTGCCCAGACGGGTGTGTGGTTCGCCCAGGAGTTCGATCCGGCCAACCCGATCTACCGGGCCGCGGAGGCGCTGGAGATCGACGGCCCGGTGGATGCCGCGCTGCTCGAGGTCGCATTGCGCCAGGCCATTGACGAGGCGGGAGCACTGCGGGCCCGATTCGGTGACGACGGCCACGGGCGGATTTGGCAGGCGATCGAACCGTTGCCGGACTGGAAGCTGCCGGTGGTCGATCTGCGCGGGGCTGCCGATCCAGTTGCGGCGGCCGAGGAGTGGATGTGGGCCGATCTGGGCAGGCCGGCGGATCTCCGCCGCTCGCCGCTGTTCTCGTTCGCCTTGCTGCGGACGGGGCAGCAGCGGTTCACCGTCTACCTCGGACTGCACCACATCATCTTGGACGGCTTCGGCCTCTCGCTGTTCATCCAGCGGGTCGCGGAACTCTACACGGCGGCCGAGGAGAGGCGTCCCGCTCCGCCGTGCCCGTTCGGCTCCCTGTCGCAGATCCTGACCGATGAGGCCGAATACGAGGCATCTGAGCGCTTCGCCCGCGATCAGCAGTACTGGACGGAACAACTGGCCGACTGGCCTGCGTCGCGCGGGTCGCAGCGACCGTCGTCGATCGTGCCGCACACCTTCCTCCGCGAGACCGGTTACGTGACCCCGGCGGACACCGAAGCCCTGCGGGCGCTGGCGCGGCAGGCGCGCACGAGCCTGCCATCGGTCGCGATGTCCGCGCTGGCGCTGTACGTGCATCGGTTGGCGGGAAACGACGAGGTCACGCTGGACATGACGGTGAACGGCCGGGCGGGCAGCGTCGCGCGCGGCGTGCCGTCGATGGTGGCCAACGTGCTGCCGCTGCGCACCCGGATGACGCCGTCGACCACCGTGGCGGAGCTGGTGCGCACCACCGCGAACAGCGCAAAGAACCTGCTGCGCCACCAGCGCTACTCCTCGACGCGCCTGGTGCGCGATCTGAGGATCGCCCATCACCGCGGCGGATACCTCGGCGACTGGGGCATCAACGTCATGACCCACGACGTCCAGCTCCGGTTCGGCCGCCACCCCGCAGTGCTGCGCAACCTCTCGAACGGCCCGGTGACCGGCCTCGGCGTCAACGTCTACGACAGGCCCGCCGATGGATCACTGCGGATCGACTTCAACTCGGATCCGGCCAAGTACGACGCGGCGACCACGGCGGCGCACCACCGCCGTTTCCTCGCGCTGTTGCACGCACTGGCGACCGCAGACCCCGAGCAGCAGGTGGGCACGATCGACATGCTGTCCGCGGATGAGCGCGAACTGGTTCTGAACACGTGGAACGACACCGGGCGGGAGACGCCGGCCACGACGTTGCCGGAACTGTTCGAGGCCCGAGTTCGCGCGGCGCCCGATGCCACCGCGCTGGTCTGCGGCTCGACGACGTTGTCCGCCGCCGAACTCAACACCCGAGCCAATCGCCTGGCGCACCTGTTGATCGCACGTGGCGCCGGTCCGGAAACGCGCATCGCGCTGGCGTTGCCGCGCACTGCCGACTACATCGTCGCGGTGCTGGCGGTGCTCAAGGCCGGCGCGGTGTGCGTGCCGCTCGACGCGAGCCATCCACCCGCCCGCATCGAGGCGCTGCTCTCGGACACCCGGCCGCTCCACGTGCTCACCACCGCGACGACCAGCGCGACTCTTCCGGTCGAGCAGCCGCTCCTGGTGCTCGACGACGTCGGCATCGACCGGCATCCCGGCACCGATCCGACCGGCACCCACCGGCCGGACCACGCGGCGTACGTCAGCTTCACCTCCGGCTCGACGGGCAGGCCGAAGGGAGTGGTCGTCGAGCACCGCCACCTTGCCAACCTTTTCCACGACCACCAGCGCGAGCTGATCGCGCCGGCCGGGCGGCGACTGCGTGCGGCGTTGACCGCGTCATTCTCGTTCGACACCGCATGGGAGGGCCTGCTGTTCCTGGCCGCGGGGCAGGAGGTCCACCTCGTCGAGGACGCGGTGCGGCTCGCCCCGGCCGCACTCGTGCGCTACTTCTCCCGGCACCGGATCGACTTCGCCGACCTCAC
This genomic interval carries:
- a CDS encoding AraC family transcriptional regulator, whose product is MRNVPVDEVDWIDRAVLAIGTDYPPRHLLAFHRHRRAQLLYGATGTMQVETADGSWTVPPRRAVLIPPGTDHQVLMDDVSTRSLYLEPSAVPWFPPRCRVVDVSPLLRELLLAAVDVPPEYDRHGRDGALLELILHEIRNLAPLPFDLPLPARADLRNLCEAFQAAPNIREAPAEWAADLGISARTFNRVFRAETGLSFQQWRQRACVLHAIRLLSAGRTVTQVAAALAYDTPAGFSVMFRKQSGTTPSSFQPR
- a CDS encoding sulfite exporter TauE/SafE family protein, which produces MLVSFLVLLGFGCLTGVTTVLFGFGGGFIIVPVVFAVVAATTGADAMHTAVATSTAVMIVNASSATIAQARSGRLHGDQLHPLIEFIALGAVIGAVAANWAPDSVLHVLFIVYLAITIVDSIARSGFLDNARRQGSGGKPLGRVASTLGGMGIGAVASFLGVGGSVMTVPLLRRRGLPMADAAAMANPLSIPVAVAGTAVYALATPAAAYPGQLGHVNFVVAAALLCGSLPTIALTKRVVGKIPDRIHAIAYLVLLVIVLIAMIATALR
- a CDS encoding IS630 family transposase gives rise to the protein MIAGVRDARRLSPEAQEDLRRRVVAAVHGGMTQVEAARVFAVAPQSVSRWVQVWRKQGSKGLDGRRRGRRPGEQKALSARRQRKLRYAVAEHTPATFGLAGVVWTRKAVAELIRVRHGVVLSLRTVGNYLRSWGLSPQKPIRRAYEQDPEAVRRWLEEDYPAIAARARREGAVILWLDQTGIRSDAAVGRTWAPVGQSPVVGKTGKRFSVNAMCAIGNKGELYFTVYTGSFNASVFVPFLDRLTRHLDRKVHLIVDGHPVHLPVREC
- a CDS encoding AHH domain-containing protein, with protein sequence MSGETVGDRAEQLRSAAKSVPLGAANQLCDELEAVRDQVAEITGPDSDIIGQTQHLITAGTDIVRGLVLLRKKIEEAAQHQQGGGGASGTDGGSAAPPAAPAPTPAKREQPTQKTVAEEEGGTRSFPSFTAAKRALGPKPGHELHHIVEQSQSKENRSGFSTERINTTDNMIWLPVPVHRRISARYSRKLRDSDMTLRDAMNGMSWEEQYRRGLRAVRRAFKEVQDDDQR
- a CDS encoding phage terminase small subunit, whose product is MHAASGELETIATTVGKLPDLGWGTRGNQHLWFVDVLDLDQVADLPTERPDDPLGRFAAWLRAGYRLDLADGPTKVKRDTHVGAVKNAVSNPFAGQKLSAGAARDAQAFNPDGAPGTIRDAGTAVSVDLTAKKRESRGEGVGTDPVSPGQPPAPVLLIDPCEGSMIRKELPMPGPLPSRNGPQKKGPRSVKQWATLPREHDVTTPELPKRDLPWDARTVQFWLDLWASPMAAQYDDSDRHGLFMLADLVDSYWRVDWVRDKIALAAEIRLQGQRFGLSALDRQRLRWELERADEAQDRGRCRRARTLTPVDPDDDPRNLLGKL
- a CDS encoding tyrosine-type recombinase/integrase — translated: MSKQVWAEELPSGNYSGRYRHPITGRKERAGSFPGEDEALAAARKAVRELVRIYSGDPDVSPVSGAPTLAEYAHEAIDALPHVRPSTRKTYHSVARQVVKHFGDRIRVDQIDEQAVRGMVAACNRAGLKHSTCEARVTVLGHIVDQAGREGYTSVRSVDWQIPLPTEVHRQRELLEDDTIGLLTCAMPYRLWVAILVSRDTGLRISEVAGLRVQDVNLVRRQIRLVGSFDPDGVWREHAKGHRAGIELPLTLRLTAALDHHFRNNVRDGQVWVFADADGEPVGIRNMRNAFDRARVVAGVPDAVWHDMRRTLLTTLSDAGAPLQHLQALAGHANPKTTRNYIQRVRAEDLAKWTDTIDEPPTPPALRKRRAP
- a CDS encoding EndoU domain-containing protein, whose amino-acid sequence is MSAVEDVDKALSFVLGKLAEATEQLSTAQAALEESVIDLSVLDSTNDDEAQQALAYHKKSGDQLTHAQQVLHRCTEQIKQYQPRVATSPTPSTPPRGPTARPDRTRSSVPCPAWDNVAGEKPNLADVSAEPRRNYILDGDGLGGGGHVAGTGLPNKMEFPKAWDDDQIINSIEDVAKNPDRPPELQENGRWRVEGTRDGVDIRVVVDKSGQVRTAHPVGGEGVIQNDVHGNPIPTEPKRR